The DNA segment TTTTGGTGTAGAAATCCTTGAAATATTATGATATTTTATTAAATCTAGGTAGAAATCATTTACTCTCAAAGTAGTAATGAAATCCCTCTTTAATTCGTCTTCTCTcgaagtctagggttcaaaatatgaaagaatagGTAAAACCCCAAAATTTCAAACTTAAATAGTCTGCCTAGCactactcttcgcaaatgcggctcAAGCCTCGCGGCCGCGATACACAAATCTGCCGCCTGCCCAATCCTCTTTCACGATTGCGGAAGCACCTTTTGATCGTGAAGCTCACCTGGCTCCcacactacgcgaatgcgacccaCGCCCAGCGAGCGCGAAGACCTTTACGCCCAGACCCATCGTGAACAACACACTCCTtgcgcgaacgcgatgaacaattgCCCTAAATCCAAATTCCTTCATTAGGAATGCAAAGCAcatctcgcgaatgcgatgaacacccGACACCAAAAAATCAGCTAACACCAAACATTCTTCGGGtgatctgaaactcacccgagccacccaGGACtctgtccaatcataccaacaagtccatatcctaattcaaacttaaccaaaggctcaaaacactacaaataacatcaaaaccaagaatcaaagatcaaatcATTCTCTTAATCTTCAATCATTCCaacttcgccgaacgcgtccgaatcacacttagacattccggATCACAATCAAACTTTGTAACACAAGATCCAATCAACTAAATGAACACATTCAATGTCTCAAATCCACAATCGGAgtccgataacaccaaagtcaacttccggtcataCCTGTGAACTCTCTAaatctttaaattgccaacttagCCAAAACTTCTAGGAACATCAGAATCAAAATTCGAACATACGGTCAAGTCTAAAGTAATAATGCAaacctattgaaatcatcaaatccCGGTTCTGAGACCgtttattcaaaagtcaaacattgatCAACTATTCctacttaaagcttccaaattaagAATTTCTCATCCAAACCACCTCTGAACCTCTCATAAATTGAACCCAACCGTactcacaagtcataatacatcatatgaagccaCTCAGGGTCTCAAATTACAGAATGgaatgctagaactcaaaacggttggtcgggtcattacagtacttttggtgagaagtagtttgtgtttggctaattaatttaaaaaacacttttgagcagcaattaAGTGCTTATAATAACTTGTTTGTCCAAGCTTTTCTTGGCCGAAAGTACTTTTTTGGGCCAAACATATTTTTTTCCAAAGTTAAGGTGTTTGGCAAAGTTTTTAGAaggaaaaagtgcttttgagtagaagcaaaataatttttgagaagtagaaaaaagtaacttcttcccaaaaatactttttaaaaagaactgtgagaaaaatacacttaaagaCACTTCTTAAAAAGTTTGGTGAAATACTAATTGatgctcaaaagtacttttcaaattaattagccaaacacaaactgcttctcaccgaaagtaatttttgaaaagcacctttgagaaaaatacttttcaaaataagctgattctaaaagtttggccaaacaatcAATAGCAATTTGTTTTCAAAAGAAATAAAAGCCAAAATCACTACATTCAACTAAAACCAAACATTTTACTATATAAGTCTCATATTATAGTTGTACTGATGTGCGTTTTGCGTTTTGTACACAATAGGTTTACAtttattttttcccctttttactTTGTTTTCTCCTTCCCCTTACATGCGATTTTTTTTCCTTAAAGAAAAACAAACCTTTTTTTTCCATCTAAAGATTCATGTGCTCTAGTAAATTTACGGAAGAGACCATTTGAAGTACGGGGGCTTGGATTGAAGACTATTGGGTTCCTCTCTCTCTGCGAGTTGTGGCGACTGTTGACTGCTCGACTAAGTCTTGATTAGCTGTGGTCCTTGTAATTGCCTAATCTCTTCCTTTTGGTGTTCGGCTGCTCCATATTTACGCACTGCCTTGTTCCATCCTTTCAACTGTTCTAGTAAGCTTTTCTTGCTTTACGTTTTATATTTTGACATATGGGTCTATTTATTCTTCatgtatttcttttcttcttttttggattTCATATTTCAAAGGGTTTAGTCTAATATCTAGGGTATTCTGCTTTAGCTCAAAATCAAGAAAATATGGAATCATATCAAAAGTATAGTAGTTTGTTTAGGACCTTTGATGGGACATAAACACTGTATATATATTTGTGTTAGTACAATGATATGCGCCGCATAATCTTGTTGGGTGGTTCTTGTTCTGCTGTAAAGCGGTGCTTTTCTAAATTGAGCAAATTTACCAACCgatgaacttttctttttggctgGACGGCATTTGTTTTGGGTGTGGAGGCTAGTGTTGGAGTAGAAATATCTAATCTTCTGGTTACTTATATTGCACAACAATAGAAAACGTGATCAGTTCTGTCTCTTTTGGATGAAGTGCTTCAAGTTTCAATTCTTGGATCAGTCTCATAATTAATTTGGATTTTATAATTTGTCCATTTGATCAAATTTGAGTATTGAAAActtttaatttgataatgtcTTAGACCATTGTCCTACTGTTGTCCTTTTGGGCATTTCAATTAGGCAATGTGCCAAGCCAACGCTTAGCATTACAGCTGTGCAAAATCTGTGCTTTCTGCTTAACCAGTTTAGGACAAGTATTCCTCAAAGTGTGCTCCCAAATCTTGCCACCCAGGACTGTATTTGTTAGAAAAACAACAGTAGGTAGTTCGAGAGGTCAACATTTCAGCATCGACATGTGCTGCTAAAAATGTATATCTATAgttatggagatgtttggagatTAACGGTGTTCTGGTAgcgtacattagggtgattaagggcATGTacgatggagctaagactcgggtgaggactgTGGGAGGAGACTCGGATTATTTCCCTGtggtgatggggttgcatcaaggATCAattcttagcccatttttatttgcccTAGCGATGGATGTGTTGACGTGACACATTCAAGGAGAGGTGCCCTAgtgtatgttatttgcagatgacatagtgctgattgacgagacgcgttGCGGGGTTAATGTTAGGCTGGAGGTGTGGAGACAGACtctagagtctaaaggtttcaagttgaacaggacgaagacagaatacttggagtgtaagttcagtgttGGGGCACATGAAGCAGAAGTCGACGTGAagcttgatacacaagtcatcccAGGAGAGATAGTTTTGGATCTGCATTACAGGGTaacggggagatcgacgaggatatcGCACATCATATTGAAGCGgagtggatgaaatggaggctcgcttTTGGTGTTTTGTATGACTAGAACGTGCCACCTAgacttaagggcaagttctacaaagcggtagttagaccgactatgttgtatggagccgagtgttggccagtcaagaaatcTCGTGTCTAGAAGTTGAAAATAGAGGAAATGGggatattgagatggatgtgtggccATACCAGGAAAGACAAGATTATGAATGAATATATTAGGGACAAGGTGCGTGTGGCTCCTGTGGAAGATAAGTTGCGGGAATCAAGGCTGggatggttcggacatgtgaagaggagagactCTGATGCCCCGATTAGGAGGTTGTGAGAGGTTGATCATGGCGGGTCAGCGAAGGGGTAGATggaggcctaagaagtactggggTGAGGTGACTAGGCAATAATGACTCTACTTCAGCTTACCGAGGGCATGACCCTCGATAGGAGGGTGtagaggtcgagaattagggttgTGGGATAACAGACAGTCTAGAGTTTCGCCTAGTCTTTCCAGTAGTATTACTGTAGTAGTACTAGTCTTGTATTTTCCTATTCCTAGCCCCTTGCTATTACACGATGTATCATTATTTCCAGTAGGATTGACTCTATTCTTGTAGTGTCGTATTCTTAGATCTTTGTTATTGCACGTTGCACCATTTGCTTTCATGTCTTATTACCGTGTTGTTACTATTGTATGTTTATTCCTTCATTTTCACTGTTtttgagccgagagtctttcggaaacaacctctgtaccgtcataaggtaggggtaaggtctgcgtacactttaccctccccaaacccaaCTTGTGGAATttcactaggtttgttgttgttgttgttaccccTATAGATACAGAATGTATCGTCTTACTTTTGTTTTCTGCTTGTATAATAGTTTTATAAATTCAGTGTTACTTGTAATTCAAATGTTTGGTTATTATTGGTGTTTTATCAAGATTGGGATGTGCAGGGAGGGTGAAATTACTGTATCTCTGCAGAATAGGATCCAGGTTTTGCAGTATCCCTAATACTGTAACAAACATATATTCATGTTATTAAAAGTGATGGCCACAATTTCACAGATTAAATGAGCTCATCAAGAAATGAAGTATTGCTTCCTTCTTTTCCAATTAAAAACCATAAGCTGACTATATAGGATTTTAAGCATAAAATGTTGCCAAACGACAAAATCTTAAATTGGTGAAGTGTGTGCCAAAGTGAAAAATTATGATGTTACTTTTCGTTAATTTTACTttgttggggtagttaaagaggAAGTCATTTCATCTTTGGCTGTATTAGTAAACGGGGGCTTAGTTTGGTGGGCGAAAAAAGGAATATATGACGTCCAATTTCAAATGGAGAAACTATATGAATCTATTTTTCAACAGCTATTTGCAAGGGTATATTTAGTGTAATAATGTCAACAATCTGCATTGTTAGCAAAGTAATCAAAGTTATTTGcaagctatgttgctcggactctccgaagACATCACGGGTTGCGTGTTGGATCCTACAAAAATACATCCTTCAAAAGTAGCGTATTTCTGGAGGATCCGACACGAGTGCGCAACATTTTGGAGAGTCTGTGCTACATAGTTTGCAAGAGACACTGTGATAGTATTGCAAAAGGCATAGCATGTATTTGCAATGTGAGAACATCAGAGACAGTTACGTGTCTACTTCAAAAGTTATATTTCCATTAACTAGTCTGTCTGATGTAATAGGAGTTTTAATTGTTAGTCCGAGTATGGAAACTTTGAAGAAACTCTCCCTAGGAGGTGTGCTTCAAGATTTCATACACTCAGTTTAGTCTTTATAGTTGGAGTGGTCAGTTTCTAGGAGCAGGAGACTGAGCTTTGGTCTTGCCGGTTTTGTATTGTTTCACTTGGTAATTGGTAATTAATGAAATGCCTAGTcgcgcaaaaaaaaaaaaatagtcaaaaGTAAGTCGCAGTTAAAGGCCAAATCTGTCGGGCCTTTAAGCGCAAAGCGCGGAATTTAAGCGTGAGTCTgaacaaagaaaagaattaatgaagaaaaaatgaaatCAAGCAGAGTAAATGAAGTAAAATCATATCAATCAAGTTTAAAAATCATTTCGAATTTCTGATGCAGATGAAAAGATGTAGTTTATGTCTTCTGGAGCTAGTTTTCTTatacaaaattttaatttcttattCCTGTCATTGAAAAGATCATGCATAGCGTTTTTTAACAATAAATGTATCGTTTACCAAATATATTTATTATCTAGTGCTGCCTTCTTAGAGATAGAGCCCATTAGTGATGATGCACAGCCTTTGCACTTTAGTGCCTACACTTAAGTGCTACTTTATCGAGGCGAAGTGCACAACCTGTCTTTAACTAAGCTTCAAAGCATAAGCGCACCTTGAAAGAGCCTTTAATAACACTGATTGTTAGTGCTTCGTCTGTGTTCAATTGATATCATGATGTCCACATTATATAACCTTTCCCTTCTACATCAGCAAATGTTCTTTTGCTATAAAAAGTCCTACACTTTAATAAGTGGACAAAATTTTAGACATCCAAAGTAGAGAATgcattatttaattttttcttattgCAGTACTTATAATTTTTCCTTAGGCACAGAATTAGACTCAAACTTGTGTTCATTCATTCTCTGATTTTAGGAAGTTAGCTTCAGGTGGCGTAGTATTGTTCTACTGCACAGTTCACATTGATATATCACCAAATTCTCATGCTGAAGCTATGCCCTGGTTTAATTCAGTTCCTCTATCCTACCTTATGACCTGATTGGACTCTCCCaaagatagattttattttgtACATTCTAAAAGATTACCTTCTCCAAAAGTTTAACATATAATGAAAAGATACCATAtgttttaagttcaatatgattctAAAGGATAACCAATAACTTCTCTTGTATTTTATGTTTCTTATTAAATACATCGCAGAAACTCATTCAAATTCGTCTTTTGAGATTGGTGCTAGTAAATCGGTGATGTTGGATCATAACATTATTAATTCCTTGTATTGCTCCTTTTATTGGATGATTAGTTGTTTCCTGCTTAGCGAAAATGATTGTAATGGAGAGCACACAATGCTTTACTGATAACACGACTAGATCAAGGGAAATCTAGGGAAGATGACAGCATAGTGCAGAGAAAGAAGTGGTTAATGATAAATGATAAATTTCTGATGGAGTATGAGTGACTGAATGATAGTTACAAAAACTTCCCTTTCGTATATCTGCCTAGATCTGAAATTTTGCCAATTTTGTAAAGCCAAAGTGTCTATTATTAGCTATAGTTGAGGGAATAAGCACAAGGAGAATGCTTTTGTCTTTACAGTCACGGCTGCCAATGGTGAACAAAGCTAATTTGACTGAGTTACATGCATGAGGAATAAGATACCACTGTTTACGTGTTCATTGTTTGGCTATCTAACTGGTGAACACCTTAAAGCTATTTGTTGGTGCTTGCAATTTCTTGAAATTTTGCTTACTTATGAATTGCTTGTGACACAGGTCTTTCGATATTGAATGAGGGCACTAGAGATGAGTTGAACTGGCTTGTTGTTAGACCATTCTTTGATACCATTTCTGGTCAATGGCCCGTAAAGGAAACCGACAGAAGTACAGAAAAGGAGTTTCAGTTTCTGGATCTGGATTGGTAAATGAGAATGAAAACAGTAGTCTGACTGAGGCAGAGGGCAAAAATGCAGAACCTTTTAATGGTAATCTTTCCGGCATATCTCTAACAGAGAGCTTCAACAATACACATGAAAGTGAAGGCAAGAAAAGCAAGCACAAATCTAGAAGATCActtaaaaaggaaaaggaagataTTGATACATTGTCAACTGCAGAGGAAATAGGGCCTGAAGAAGGCAGTGGTGCAGGAATTTTCCATAGTCATAAAAGTAGAGGGGTGACTCCCGAGTCAAGAGAAGGTGGTGAGACGTCTCCGCATACTAGTCACCGCTCAGACAATTCAAAGGGAAGTTTTGGCCAGTTCGGAACAGGATTAGATAGAGACAATATATTAGAAAATTTTAAAGTGTCTATTATCGTAGTTTTTAGGAACTTGATGACATTGGCTCTGTCTGTCTCAAAGGCATCAATTCAGTGGTTAGAGAGGTGGAAACCTTTGCTTGACCCTTTAAGGAGCAATTTATTAATTGCGAGTAAGCACGTTCAAGAAAAGGTTCAGCATGCATACCCTATAGTGGTTCGGTGGATCATGCACAATTTATTCATTGCGACTGGGTATGTTCAAGAAAGGGTTCAGCATGCATATCCTATAGTGGTTAGGTGGATCATGCATTTTGGAAATATAATTATTCTATTATCAATGGTTTGGTTGGATTGTGCTCTTAGAGGAATTGAGTCCTTTCTATGCATGGGGATGACTTCAATTCTCTCAGTCATCTGGTGGGGTGTTCTATCTTTGATTGCAGCCGCTAAATTCAAGTTTCTACTGATTTTGGTAAGCGACTAGCTTCTTTTCTTGCATGGAAAACAACATCTTCACCCCTCAAATAATAAAAGGTGTTTGTGAGCATATATATCTAACCCTAATTGCTTCTCATCTTTGGGTTGCCTCATGAATGATTTCATGCTGAACCAGAATTCCGGAAATCGCTTTGAGGAGCTATGGATTGTTTTCCCCAAGTCACTAAATTAGTTTTGGTCATTTCTAAAAGtgtgattttgtttaaattgTTTTGGACAAAAATCAGTGTCCACTATTGAGTTTGACCATTTCATGCTGTGAGATTCTAATAGTTGACTTTTACTGATTTTGACTGTGTATATTTTGCTCCATGACTCCATCTTATTTTGTTAATGCTTCTTGAATTACTGAAGGTGGTCACTATAGTTTTTAAGTGAAATATTTCTTTTCATTCTGGGCACTGACCAATTTCTTCAGCAGTTTCTAAGACTGTAAATTTTATAAATTAGTGGCTTGATTTTGTGGAGTTTCCTGTGGTCACTCTCTGCCTTTGTGTTTTCTTTGTAATCATTGATTATATTCTTTCCGTTAAACTGCATATATGAGACCTTTCAATCATCTTGCTGTAATGAATTGCTGTTAACATTCAGGCAGCAGTTGCTGTGATTGGACTTCTTACTGGGTTCATCATCGCAGTTCTAGGAGTTGCTGCAGTGAGCATCAGTTACTTGTGGTTCTATGGAAGATTTTGGGCAGCGGTGCTTCTGGTCTTGAGTGGAGGTGATTACTTTTAAGCTTTAGTGTTGAGCAGTTGCTTTTACTTTTATCACATTGATTCCAGTTTTTTCCACTAAGtgctgtttttctttttaaatttaggAGTGCTTTACAGGTTGAAGCATGAACGGCTTGCGGTGTTTGTCATAAATTTGTATTCTGTATATTGCGCATGGACATATGTCGGATGGATTGGTTTAATCTTTGGTTTGAATTTATCATTTGTTTCGAGTGATATTCTCATATTCTTCTTAAGAAACAATGTAAATGATCATAGAAGGCCAAACAGCTTTCCTGATCAAACAACTGGAGTACAAGGTGAACCTAGCTTCTATTCTGGTGGATCAGTGCCTCCATCTGCTGATGATGCGTATGTTCATACAGCTGATCGTGGCACTGGGATCCCTTCAACTAGTGGATCTGACACTGATATGACATCTGAAGACGAAGTTCTCAGATTGTTAAACAGTACAGATCACTATTCAGCACTGGGCCTGAGCCGATTTCAGAATATAGATGCTTCAGTTCTCAAGAAAGAATATAGGAAAAAGGTGATTCTTCTGTACCCTCCTGAAATTCTTACTCTCAAAATATTCGTATCTGATTTTTCTGAACATCATGCTGTTTGAAGTCTGATAATGCTAGATTAACTAGAAATGCATTGCTATCGAAGTCAAAATATTACCAATCAGCTAAAGTATATCTTCTATTAGGCAATGCTGGTTCATCCTGATAAAAACATGGGCAATGAAAAGGCTGCTGAAGCTTTTAAGAAACTTCAAAACGCCTATGAGGTACAGATTGTCTTGTGATTTGAGTTCTCTATTTGGTGTTCATTTCTGCACTTGGTAAGAATTGGATTATTTCAGGTCTTACTTGATTCTTTAAAGCGAAAGGCATATGATGATGAATTGAGGAGGGAAGAGCTGCTGGACTACCTTCGGCGGTTCCAAAGTCCTTCGCAGAAGGTTTGAATTAATATAATTTTGAGTCATCTAATTAACCAttctcaaaaaaataataattttgagtCATCTAATTAGTTCATCTGTTAGACTTGACATTTTATGCATATGTCAAATATGCAGTGAGTTTAGCAAAAAgatgttttgtttcaatttttGCAACTTTCTTTTTCTACAATAGATAAGGAACTTTTAAATGATATCTAACTGAAACAAGAGATTGGTGAAGTCCTTGACAAATCTTATGTTTTGTGAAAGATATATGCCTTTAAGCCCTCGGTCATCACCTTTTGCTGAAGAAACCAGCTGGGAGAAAGTTCTTAATAGGAACCGCTTTAAGTAATAATGGGTTTTCACATGCACTCTTAAGTCTTAACTCTTTTGCCTACTTTGCCTGGTTGACTCGTATGAATGAGCCCCTGTAGGTTCATCATATAAG comes from the Nicotiana tabacum cultivar K326 chromosome 14, ASM71507v2, whole genome shotgun sequence genome and includes:
- the LOC107765401 gene encoding uncharacterized protein LOC107765401, whose product is MARKGNRQKYRKGVSVSGSGLVNENENSSLTEAEGKNAEPFNGNLSGISLTESFNNTHESEGKKSKHKSRRSLKKEKEDIDTLSTAEEIGPEEGSGAGIFHSHKSRGVTPESREGGETSPHTSHRSDNSKGSFGQFGTGLDRDNILENFKVSIIVVFRNLMTLALSVSKASIQWLERWKPLLDPLRSNLLIASKHVQEKVQHAYPIVVRWIMHNLFIATGYVQERVQHAYPIVVRWIMHFGNIIILLSMVWLDCALRGIESFLCMGMTSILSVIWWGVLSLIAAAKFKFLLILAAVAVIGLLTGFIIAVLGVAAVSISYLWFYGRFWAAVLLVLSGGVLYRLKHERLAVFVINLYSVYCAWTYVGWIGLIFGLNLSFVSSDILIFFLRNNVNDHRRPNSFPDQTTGVQGEPSFYSGGSVPPSADDAYVHTADRGTGIPSTSGSDTDMTSEDEVLRLLNSTDHYSALGLSRFQNIDASVLKKEYRKKAMLVHPDKNMGNEKAAEAFKKLQNAYEVLLDSLKRKAYDDELRREELLDYLRRFQSPSQKGRGYGFFTSGFTQTEAAAEDSLADARRITCKKCGNFHVWVVTKKTKSKARWCQECNDFHPAKDGDGWVEQPSHPFFFGMLLKVDNPVAYVCADSRIYNATEWYICQGMRCPVNSHKPSFHVNTMKSSNGKRSSSGQRGPNMEETMTEEEFVEWLQNAVQSGTFGDFDGSTPQRSAGTSTSNSASGSKRKKKGKKQCDKF